The genome window GGCCGCGGTGACCGCCCGGCAGCCATCCCGGTTTCTTCCCTCCCCCAGCGTTATTCGCCACTGACCCCCCGAACCGAACAGACGGCCATTAGAGCCCGACCCGCGGCCCGTCACCGGTCTACCAAAAAGATCGACCGTCTCCTGATCCAGCGAGATACCAGACGCGAAGGACCATCATCCCCCTCAACGACGCCCAAAGAGCTCCGCAACCCTCCCCGAGCGTCCGAGATTGACCTTGCAGCCTCCACCGAACTCCGCTTATACTAGAAGCAAACGTACCAACCGGGAGGCAGGACATGGCTTACGGCAGCAGCGGAAAAGGGGCGGGCATCAGCATCGCTATCGGGATCTTCATCGTCTTGGCCGCCGTCGGCCTGTCATTCGCCACGGGGGGCGAGTTCAACTTCGGCTTCATCGTGCCGATCATCGTCATCCTGGCGATCAGCGGCTTCGTCCGCCGGATCAAACAGCAGGCCGAGGCCTCCAAGACCGGTACGAGCGGCAGCCGACCCCGGGTCACCCCTCGCCCGACGACGACCTCCTCGACCCCGCACATCGCGCACCGACCCTACCGGGCGGACCGGCCGCAGCGCCCCTACCGCGCCCCGACCACCGAACTGGAGTTCGACAGCCCCGACGAGGACGCCGCGGACGAGGATCTGGCCCTCTTCACCGAAATCGAGGACCAGGAGGAAGGCGCGACGACGGAAAGCTCCGTCGCCGAGGAGATCCGGCGCAAAGCCCGCGAGCGCCTCCGGGAGCGCGATGACAACGACGAAGGCTACAGCGACGAGTTTTACGAAGCAATGGCCGAGCGCCGCCGCAAGCGTAAACGGGAGACCGAGGAACTCGTCGACAGCATCCGTCAGCGACGAGATGCCGAGCACGGCCACGGAAGCGCCCAACCCGACCTGCCGCCCGGTCACATCCTCTGCCTTAACTGCGGCAACCTCTTCAAACCCGGCCTGTTCAGCAAAAAGTGCCCCAACTGCGGCGCCGAGGTCTCGACGTAACAAATCCCGACTTCACCGACCAGGACCAAGCCAAACCAGTTCGCTGAACATGAGCTCTCGTCGATGCAACGGACATGGCGGGACGAGGCTGCGCCGCCGGGGCTCCCCCGGCCGCCAGTCCCGTATTGATCGCATACAAGTCGACCCTCCGGCAACACACAGCAGCCTTGGGATCATCCAGCGCTGATGAACACCTTCCGTCCGGACCACCTCAGCAGGTCCTGATTGCTCCCCCAAACCGCTGTACGGCTTTACCGCTTTCCAACAGCCTTCCTCATCACGGCTTATGCCATGTCGGGTTGGATGTCGTTGAGTAATCCCTAAGCCTTGAACAGCCGTCCCTTCAGAAACCAACTGGATCGCGCCGCCGTATGCCTGACCAGCTGGCTGCGCCTCGTACTAATCCGCCTGCTCACCGGCCTCGGCATCGCTGGACTGACCGCCTGCGCGATCGGGATCCTGATCACTCTCGACGAAGGCACCCTGGACCTCAACGGCCTGGCTCTCCTCGCCGCCCTCCTGCTAACCGGCGGCCTGCTCCTCGGTCTCGGCCTGGACGCCGTCGACGAGTACCGCGGCCGGGGCCGCCGCTTCAAGTGGACCCGCCGCCTGGGCCTGCCGGCCCTTATTGCGGTTTCGATCACCCTACCCGGCGGCATCCTGCTCTTCTACCCCGACAACTGGCCCGCCTGGCTGGAATCAGCCGTCATCATCGCCTGCAGCCTGCTGTTGGTGGGAGCCTGTTTTGCATTGACCCGTCGTCGGCGGAATCCCGACGCCTAGAACGGCAGCAGTCGGCCAAGCGCAACCACCTCCAACCCGTCGGCCGACCTATTAGAACCACCGGCTCCGCCGCTCCGACAAGCCCAGCTTTCTTCTTCACCCGCCCGACCCTCCGCCCCGCCCGCGACAGCCGAGATGAACCCCCAAGAACTCTTCAACATCAGCAGCCTGACACGCTTCGCCCGCCGCCGCGCCCGCTCCTTCGGCATCCGCGTCCTCTTCGCCCTCGGCGCCGCCTGCATCATCGGCGCCGGCAACATCGTCTACTTCAGCCTACGGGAGGGCTGGTTCGGCCAAACCAGCCTGACCCTGGCCGGCGCCTGCCTGATCCCCGCCGCCGCCTTCATCGGCCTGGCCCTCGACGCCCACCGCCGCCGCGTCCGGCAAATCTACAAAGCCCTAACCGGCTGGACCACCGCCCTCCTCCTGCCCGGGCTCAGCCTCTCCACCTGGCTGATCTACCCCGGCCAGTGGCCCGCCTGGGCCTCCCTCGCCCTCACCGCCACCGCCGTCATCTACCTCGGCCTCCTCTTCGCCGGTCGGGCCCGCCGCAGCCGTCACCACCACCAGCACCCCGGCGACGACGACCCACCCGCGGACTACCCCGACTACGACGAGCTCGAAGAATACCCCCTCGACGACAACGACGAGCGCTGATGAGCCAACCCCGCCGACGAGACACCCAACCGCCGAAACCACACAACCCGCAGGCACCCCAGCCCGGCACTGGCACGGTTTTTGCGGAGGCCGAGCGTTATCATCAACCGTAACGGCGGCCGAGCTGCAAAAACCGTGCCAGTGCCGGGCGGGCCACCACCATAGCGGCAGCTTCCACGAAGATTGTCTCGTCGGCGGGCTGTATCGGGTTGTACAAAAAGCAACAACCGGGCCGGTGGGCCCGGTTGTTGCATAGGTTGAAAGCCTGGCTCAGGCGGCGACGGGGGCCTTTTCGTCACCGGGTTTCTCGACGGCGCCCTCGCGCTCGACGACGGCCTTGAAGGCGGTCATGGCGACCTCGACCTGATCGTCATCGGGCTCGACCGTGGTCAGCAACTGGGTGGCCAATCCCGGGGCGACGAAGAAGCGGGCCAGTTTCGAGCTAGGGTAACGCCCGGCCAGGCGGATCCACTCGTAGGCCAGACCGGCGACGACGGGGATCAGAGCGATACGCATCAGGATCACCAGCACGGTGTTGAGCCACTCGTAACGGGTGAGTTCCTGGATCCCCGGGATGGCGAAGACCAGGGAGTGAACGAGGACCAGGGCGATGAGCATGAAGACCAGGAAGCCGGTGCCGCAACGCGGATGCAGGCGGCTCATCGGGCGGGCGTTGGCCGGGGTCAGCTCCTTGTCGGCCTCGAAGGTGGCGATAGTCTTGTGTTCGGCGCCGTGGTAGCGGAAGAGGAGTCTGACGTCCTCCATGCGGCGGATCAGCAGCAGATAGGCGATGAAGATCAGCACCCGGACCAGGCCTTCGATCAGGTTGAAGAGGACGCCGCCCTCGGGCAGTAGGCGGGGCCAGAGCGCCTCGAAGCCCCGGGCCGCCCAGTAGGGCCCGATGATGAAGATGGCGATGCCCAGCAGCAGGCTGGGTACGAGCATCAACGCCGCCTTCTTGCCGGAGAGCAGACCGGGCTGCTCGTCGATGCCCTCGAGCGACTCGCCCTTCTCCGCCGCCTCCTTTTTCTGCTCCTCCTTCTCGGCGAAGTCCGCCGAGGCCGTCAGCGCCTTGACGCCGAGAACGGCGGAGTCCAGCACCATCGAGGAGCCGCGGAAGAAGGGCCAGCGGAAGACGCGCCACTTGAGGAATCTGGGCAGCGGCAGCTCCAGGGTCTCGATGCGCTCATCATACGGGCTGCGCAGGGCCATGAAGCAGGACTCCCGGCCGCGCATCATCACGCCGTTGATGACGGCCTGTCCGCCGATCATCTTTTTCTTCGACGGCCCCCGCGGCCGCTCAGCTTCACTTTCTGGCGGTTGCTCTACGGTTTTAAGGGTTTCCTCGGCCATCGAGCCTCAAATCTGGTTTATGCGCCGGCTGGGGCGCCGATGTTTCACGTGAAACAGCATTCCCGAGCGAAATTATAGACTATTCCACGCCCGTTTCCAAGTCTATCAACAACTGGTTCTACGCTGCGGCGGCGCCGTCCGTTCCTTGCGTTTCCGGGTATGGCGCCTTCGGGCAGTTTTCAAGTACAGCGGCGACGGCTCTTCATAAAACGGATCCACTTCGCTTCATCGGACGGAAAACCGGCCGTCGAACCCCGGCTACTCGATGATCCCCAGCTCGCGACCCGTCAAGGCCATGGTCTCCAGGGCGCGCTCGATCTGTTCGTCGCTGTGGGCCGCCGTCAGGCTGATGCGGATCAGCGCCCCGCCGGGGGGTACCGCCGGACTGATGACGGGATTGATGAAGACGCCGCGCTCCTGCAGCTTGATCGTCATCTCCCAGGCCGTGTCGTCCGCGCCGACCATCACGGGGATCACCGGGGTCTCGCTGCCGTAGGTGTCGAAACCCAGGTCGTCCAGGCCGCCCTTCATCTTGCGGGTGTTGTGCCACAGTCGGTCGAGGTGCTCGGGTTCTTCGATCATCACCCGGACGGCCTCCAGGGCCGCGGCGGCGTTGGGCGCCGGCAGGCTGGCCGAGAAGATCATCGAGCGGCTGATGTGCTGGATATAGTCCAGCACTATCTCCTCGCCGGCAATGAATCCGCCCACCGAGCCCAGGCTCTTGGAGAAGGTGCCCATGATCAGGTCCACCTTTTCCTCCAGACCGAAGTGCACGGCGGTGCCCTCGCCCCGGGGGCCCATCACCCCGATGGCGTGGGCCTCGTCGACCATTACCGCGGCGTTGTACTTGGCGGCCAGTTCGACGACTCTGGCCAGGGGGGCGATGTGGCCCTCCATGCTGAAGATGCCGTCAACGACGATCAGCTTGCCCTTGTTGGGCGGCAGCCAGAACAGGCGCTCCTCGAGGTGCTTCATGTCCATGTGCCGGTAACGTATCAGCTTGCCGTAGGACAAACGGGAACCCTCGTAGATCGAGGCATGGTTGAGTTTGTCGAGGATGATGTACTCGCCGCGGCCGACCAGGGAGCTGATCACGCCGAGGTTGGTCAGGAAGCCGGTGGTGAAGACCAGGGCCTTGGGTTTGTTGACCAGCTTGGCCAGCTCCTCCTCGAGCTCGAGGTGGATGTCCAGGGTGCCGTTGAGGAAGCGAGAACCGGCGCAGGAGGTGCCGTAGGTGTCCAGGGCGCGCTTGGCGGCCTCGATCACCCGCGGGTGATGGTTGAGCCCCAGATAGGAGTTGGAGCCCAGCATCAGCACCTGCTGACCTTCCATGGTCACTTCGTCGCAGACGCCCGAGGAGATGGGACGGAAGTAGGGATAGGTGCCGGCCTTGCGGGCCTCGCGTACCCGGGTGAACTGCTCGGATTTTACAAACAGCGGGTTGACCTTCTGCTTCACCATGCCTCCCCTGCGCTCACAGGTTCCGTCGGCCGATCGTGGGGGTGGACGAGCCGACGCGGGATTGCGCCAAGCGCAAAAGCCTAGAGTAGCAGAAGTCGGGCGTACGGTAAAGGTTTAGCTGCCCATTGCCGCCTTATTCTCGGCTCAGGGTGACAAAGAACCCCGCGACGTTCGGTTGCCGACTGTCCGGGTGGCGTCGACGACGATGTCTCCACGCTTCAGCCAATGTTACTCGCCCCGCGAGCCCAAAAAGGCGGCGGAGCAGCGGTCCATGCTCCGCCGAACGGGTCTATCAAGGGCGGCGTTGTGCGACGGTACGGTTGGCTATCGCGCCGCCCAACCGCTTCGCTCACTATGAGCGTTTTCGTCGGCCGGGCTGGCCGCTACACCAGAAAGCGCGGATAGCGCCGCTCCAGCAAGGTCCGGATCTCGGCCTCCAGCTCGTCGGCGGTGCGTCGGAAGGCGGCGGACCACTCTTGCTCGTCGGCCGCGGCCGGATCCTCCATGTCCCAGTGCAGCGTCCGCGCCCCGGGGATCCAGGGGCACTTCTCCTTGGCCGCCCGGCAGAGGGTGATCACCCAGGTGAAGGAATCCGCCGGCAGGTCTTCGATCCGCTTGGGCTCCATCCCCGCGGTTGCGATCCCCCGCCGTTCGAGCTCGGCCCGGGCCGCGGGGTGGACGCTGTCGGCGATGTCGAAGCCGGCGCTGTGGACCTCCAGCCGCCCGGCGGTCAATTGGCGGAAGATGCCCTCGGCCAGTTGGCTGCGGGCGTGGTTGTGGTCGCAGAGAAAGACGACTCGCAGTCGATTGTCCATTGTTGTTCCCCCGGGTGGTTACGGCTTGTCTGCGTCAGGCGGTGTTCGGGTGCAGGCAAGGGAAGGGAAGGGAAGCGCTCGCCGGTGGCGGTTCTGTGCTCGACAGCTAGTTCCGGCATCTGCGTTGGGTAGGCCGCGGCCCGGTTGCAATCCCTGCTGCAGGAAAAGACACCTGTCGCGCTTTTCCCCCGACGCTTCAACCCCGTCGCCGGTGCCCGAGAGCATCGTCAGCAACTCGTGGGACAGGTATGTCCGTGCTTCTTCGTTACGTCGGCCGGGGTCGATCGTTCGCCGTCCCGATACCGTTCACAATCTGTTGCTCTGCCAAGTGGCTCAGTCGTCCTCCCCAGCTCTCAGCGTCAGACACCCGGTTGTTTCCGGCATACCAGGGGCAGGGATAAGCCCCGCTGAGGGACGGTCCAGCTACATTGTTGACGGTCTTCGACTTGACTCATTGCCGCAGCGTTTGAGCTCGTCGTTTCGGGTGTTCACTGCGCAGCATCCGGCTCAGGCGTTCTCCGCGGCACTACCGCGCAGTTTTTCCTGAAGCTGGGCCACCGTCAGCAGGCGACCCTGGCTGACCAGCTTGCCGTCGATCTCCAGCCCCGGTGTGGCGGTCACCCCGGCGGCGGCGATGTCGTTCAAATCCTGGACCTTGATGACCGCGGCCTGGAGATCCAATCTTTCGAGTGCCACCATCACATTCTGGTGCAAGCGGGCGCAACGGCTGCAGCCCATGCCGTAGATACGTACCTGCATCAAAGTGTTCCTTTCCTTGTCGCCGTCGTCAGGCGACGGTAATGGTCGGGTACAGCAAGCCGAACAGGTATCCGGTGATCGTTGAAAAGACCACCACCAGGACCAGATAGACGGCGGTCTTCTTGGTTCCCAGCACGGAGCGGATGACGATCATGTTGGGCAGGGAGAGGGCCGGACCGGCCAACAGCATCGCCAGGGCGGGTCCGCCCCCCATCCCGGCGCCCAGCAGGGCCTGGAGGACGGGAACCTCGGTCAGCGTGCAGAAGTAGATCAGCGCCCCGGCGGCCGAGGCCAACAGGTTGGCGAGAAGCGTGTTGCCGCCGACGGCGGCTTCGATCCAGGCGGCTGGGATCAGACCCTCGGCGCCCGGTCGGCCGACGAGGAAACCGGCGATGATCACCCCGAGGAACAACAGCGGAACGATGCGCCCGACGAAATCCCACGTCTCCTCGCCCCACAGCCGCCAATGCTCCTTCTTCAGCCAGAAGAAAGCCGGCACCAGTACGACCAGGGCCGCGCCGCCGGCGAACAGCCAGCGGTTGTCGGCTATCAAGCCGCTGCGCCAGTTCAACAGGATCATGAAGGCCAGCAGGGCGACGAACAGGCTCACCAGCTTGGCCGAGGCCAGTTCCCGCGGGCCCTCCGCGGCCTGCGGATCATCCTGCCGCTGCAGCTCCGTCTGGCGCCGGTCCTCTTCGCGGCGGAACAGGACGCTCATCAACAGGCCGATGACGATACTGAAGACGATGGCGCCGACGGCTCGGGCGAGGCCCAGCTCCGGTCCCAGAACCGTCGCGGTGACCAGGATGGCGGCGACGTTGATCGCCGGACCGGCGTAGAGAAAGGTCACCGCCGGTCCCAGCCCGGCACCGCGGCTGTAAATCCCGGCGAACAGCGGCAGGATGGTGCAACTGCAGACGGCCAGCAGGGCTCCGGAAACGCTGGCCACGCCGTAGGCGATCACCTTCTTGGCCCCGGCGCCCAGGTACTTGAGAATCGCCCGCCGGGGAACGAAGGCCGCCAGCGCGCCGGCGATGACGAAGGCCGGCAGCATCCCGCTGGGGAAGTGGTTGCGGGCGTAGTCCTGGACCATGGTGACGGCCTCGCCGGCGGCGTCACGCACCCGCTCACCGCCCAGGGGCAGGAGGTAGAACAGCAGGAAGACGCCGACGATCAACAGGGCTTTGGTCCAGTTCTTCATTCGACCTCGCAGCTCACCGCGGTTTTCTCCGCTCGCAGACCGAACTTGCGCAGCATGTGATCGATGCGCTCGTCGGCTATGCTGTAGTAGTGACGCTGGGCGTCGTCGCGCCGCTTGACGATGCCCAGCTCCCTCAGTTTGATCAGGTGGCGGCTGACGTTGGATTGCTCGCCCAGGCCGGGGTAGAGCTGACAGACGCAGCGCTCTCCGTCCAGTAGCCGCAGAAGTAGACGCAGGCGGGTTTCGACGGCCAGGGCCTTGAAGATATTGAGGGTTCGATGCAGGGTCGCGCTTTGCTCATCCATCCGCTCTACCTCCCCGTTGTCGGTTCAAGCATTTTATGACCGTTAAGTCATATTCCACGGCAACCATATTACAAGTCGGCGATTTTATCAAGACCTTTTTCGACAACACCAAAACAGTAACTGGCCTGGTTGTTTACCTAACCGACCCCGAAAAAGGCGACCGGCGGCGAAGGGGCGGGAGCGTTGTTTCCTTTGGGGATCAATAAAAAGGGCTCTGGTCCACCATTGACGATTAAAGGTGGGGATACCCTAACGCCCATGGGTCGTCATCTGTTGTGATTATCATGTAGTCACGAGAGTTGACGGGATGCCGTCACGTCACGAGCAAAGGAGGCGCTGTGGCCGCCTGCTCAAAGGGTAATCCCCACAGGCACGTCAAGTGCGCGAAGGTAACTATCGCTATCACTACAGGTTAGGCGACGGGCAGCGGATGTGTAAGCGCCGTAGAACAGCGCGAGTTGATCGCCGCGCTGTTTTGGCTTGAAGCAACCGCGGCCCGAGCGGCCAAAAAGGTCGGCGTCCAGCCCAGTACGCTCGCCAAGCACTAGCGTATCATTGGCGAGCGGCGGCGAGGCGCCGGCGGATTAGCTTCTAGTAGCGATATGCCGTATTGCGCTGGTCCCCAGGTCCGTCGCGACCCGCGCCGCCGGAACGCCGAGCCGGAACAGACGGGCTATCTCACTGCGTTTTTCCGGCGGCGGCGCGTTACGACGCCCCGGGGACGACGCTTGAACAGCTTGTCGCGACGTTATAATATTTGACTTCCCTCGGCGCAGCGGTAGTGGTAGCGGTAGTTGCAGCTGGAACTGGTGACGTGCCGGTCCCCCGACCCGCTCTTCCCCGCCACATTGTCACCCCTCGTCGGTGGCGGGATATTATCCTTGCTCACGCCGCTAAACTCAAACTGCAATGGCTGACGGTCATCTCATCTGATGATCCCGGCAACACTGCCGCAGTGCATGGCCTGCGAATCAATAACTGACTATCTTAATCCAGGTTACAGGTCTGTCGCGGTCGCTTTCCGCTGGGTGATCCCTTGGCGCTTACGCAGCTCAATCACGCGCAACGGCGGTCGCGTCGGGTTTGCGGCCGTGGTCGCCAGGTTGGCCCGCCGTCGACGATTCCGCGGCGGCGCCGATAACAAACAGCGGCCCCGGAGGACCGCTGCTCGATCGTCGGGCTGGAGCCGGTTCAGCGGCGGCCGAGGTCCTCGGCGGCGCCGAGGATCCGCTCCTCGGCGAAGCGCGGACCCAGCAGTTGCATACCGATGGGCAGGCCGGCGTCATCGGCGCCCCAGGGCAGCGACAGCGCCGGGATGCCGGCCAGATTGGCCGGGTTGGTGAACATATCCGCCAGGTACATCGCCAGGGGGTCAGCCGTTTTCTCGCCGAGCCGGAAAGCCGTCGTCGGCGTCGTCGGGCAGACGATCAGCTCGACGTCGGCGAAGGCCCGCTCGAACTCGCGCCGGATCAGCGTACGCACCTTCTGGGCCCGCAGGTAATAGGCGTCGTAATAGCCCTCGGCCAGGGAGAAGGTCCCCAGCATGATCCGCCGCTTGACCTCGTCGCCGAAGCCCAATCCCCGGCTGGCGGCGTAGCTGCGCTGCAGGCGGTCGGCTGCCGGTCCGCTGACCACGTCGGCGGGATGCTCAGCGCGGCGGACGCCGTAGTTGATACCGTCGAAGCGGGCCAGATTGGCCGAGGCCTCGGCGATCGCCGTCAGCATATAGACCGCCGTCGAGTGGACGATCGTCGGCAGGGAGACCTCGACGACTTCGCAGCCCAGCTTGCGCAACGCCTCGAGCAGCCCTTCGAGGGCCCGCTCAACCGCGGGCTGCAACCCCACGAGTCGGCGGAATTCCTTGATTACACCGACTTTTCCGGCATTGAAAACGGCGGGGGGAGTGGCGGGCGGCGGCGCGCTGGTGGCGTCGGCGGCGTCCGGACCGGCGCAAACCTCGAGGGCCAGGCGCAGGTCGTCGGCGTGCCGGGCGAACAGCCCGATCTGGTCCATCGAGCTGGCGAAGGCCACCAGACCGTGACGGGAGAGACGACCGTAGGTGGGCTTGAGGCCGTAGACGCCGCAGAAGGCCGCCGGCTGGCGCACGCTGCCACCGGTGTCCGAGCCCAGGGCCAACGGCGCGGCCCCGACGGCCACGGCCACGGCGCTGCCGCCCGAGGAGCCCCCCGGCACACGCCGGGTCGCGTGGGGGTTGAGCACTGGTCCGTACGCGCTGGTCTCGTTGGAGGAACCGAAGGCGAACTCGTCGAGGTTGGTCTTGCCGATAACCACGGCGCCGGCGTCTTCCAGGCGCTGCAGTACCGTGGCCGTGTAGCTCGGACGGTAGCCCTCGAGCAAGCGGCTGGCGCAGGTCGTCGGCGCGCCGCTCCAGCAGATGTTGTCCTTGACGGCCAGGGGAATGCCAAAAAGCTGACTGTCTGCCGGCTTTGCGGCGGACAGTTGTTCAACTCGCTTTTCCAGCGCGCGCGCGTTAATAACCTCGATGAAGGCGTTGAAATCCTTCTTGGCGGCCAGCGCCTTTTCCCGGTATCCCTCGAGATATGGCGCCAGTCGGGCCTTTTCCCGATTGTCTCGGCTTGTTTGTCTTATCGCCTTCTCGGACATACCTTCCATCCCGCTTGTTGATAACTTGTTGAAATCAGCGGCCCAGCCGTTGAGCCAGCACGTCCAGGTCACGCACCTCGGCCCACAACCGCTCGGCGTAATCCTCGTATCCCTCGAGGCGCCGTTCGTAGCGCCGGATCAGCACCGCGGCCGTCCCCGCCTCGAGGGCCGGGGCGCAGTCGGTGACTATCCGGTCGCCGACCATCAGGATCTTCCCCGGCGCGGCGCCCGTCGCCTCGATCAGACCGGCGAAGAACTCCGGTCGGGGTTTGTTGTACCCCACCTCGCCGGCCAGGTGGAGGTGGGAGAAATGCTCCGTCAAACCGTAATGCTCCAGCCAGGGTCGGGCCAACCCCAGGGTGTTACTGGCCAGAGCCAGTTTGTAGCCGCCGCTCAACCGGTCCAGCGCCTCGGGAACCTCGGCGTAGGGCGGGATGTCGGCATCCTCCAGCGCTTCGACCACCCCCCGGCGGAAGCCCTGCAACAGCGAGGGCCAGTCGTCCGTCCCCGCCCCGGCGGCCGCCTGCCGCAGGACGGCCATCAGCGATTTCTCCGCGCGATGGCGCTCCCGTACCTCGTCGACGCTCAGCCCGAGTAACCGCGCCGCCACGACGAGCATCGGCTCCAGGGTACCGCGGTCGTCGTGCAGCACCCCGCCCAGATCCAGGCAGATCCACTCGAAGGAGTTGCTCATCGCTCAGCTCTCGTTTCCGGTTCGGCAGCGTCCCGCTGGTCAAGTCTGATTGAAGCGCGTCTGCTGCTGTTAAGCGCCACGGCCTCGAGGTGGAGAAAAAGACCGGCGCGGATAGATTGACGGCTGGTAGGGACCGACGCCTTGCCAACCGCCTGTTCAGCTCGGTTTTCAACCGTCGGACAACCAGCACTGCAGCCTGCGCCGCACCTCGGTTTCATTGAATGCCGGCCGGGATGCACTCGGGTGTAAACACGGAGCGACGGATGCAGCGTCAGCGACGGCAACAGTCTTAGATCGATTCGCTGTCGGCAGCCGGCTCCCGGGGCGCCGGGGCTGAAAGACGGGACCTTCATCGAGTTGAAAAACGACGAACCGTCGGCTGGTCGACTACGGCTCCCCCATGTAGTCCGCCCCAGGTCGGCGGCCGGATACAACCACTGACGGCTACGCCGCAGACCTCAGCCGTCTAATCGACGAACCTGGGCGGCCGTTTCTCGACGAAGGCGGTCATGCCCTCCCGGGCCTCGTTCCCCGCGAACAGATCGCCGAAGGCCCGGGCCTCCAGCTCGTATTCCTCTTTCAAAGCGCCCCAGACGCCGTCCTGGATGACCCGTTTGGCCGCGGCCACGCTGACGGGACCCCGGGAGGCGATCTGCTCGGCCCAGTGCCGGGCCGTCGGCAACAGGCTCTCCGCCTCGACCACGCGGTTGACCAGGCCGATCCGCCGGGCCTCGTCGGCCTTGACCTGACCGCCGATCAGGATCAGTTCCTTGGCTTTGGCCGGGCCGACGATACGGGGCAGGCGCTGGGTACCGCCGA of Candidatus Coatesbacteria bacterium contains these proteins:
- a CDS encoding metalloregulator ArsR/SmtB family transcription factor, producing MDEQSATLHRTLNIFKALAVETRLRLLLRLLDGERCVCQLYPGLGEQSNVSRHLIKLRELGIVKRRDDAQRHYYSIADERIDHMLRKFGLRAEKTAVSCEVE
- the gatA gene encoding Asp-tRNA(Asn)/Glu-tRNA(Gln) amidotransferase subunit GatA codes for the protein MEGMSEKAIRQTSRDNREKARLAPYLEGYREKALAAKKDFNAFIEVINARALEKRVEQLSAAKPADSQLFGIPLAVKDNICWSGAPTTCASRLLEGYRPSYTATVLQRLEDAGAVVIGKTNLDEFAFGSSNETSAYGPVLNPHATRRVPGGSSGGSAVAVAVGAAPLALGSDTGGSVRQPAAFCGVYGLKPTYGRLSRHGLVAFASSMDQIGLFARHADDLRLALEVCAGPDAADATSAPPPATPPAVFNAGKVGVIKEFRRLVGLQPAVERALEGLLEALRKLGCEVVEVSLPTIVHSTAVYMLTAIAEASANLARFDGINYGVRRAEHPADVVSGPAADRLQRSYAASRGLGFGDEVKRRIMLGTFSLAEGYYDAYYLRAQKVRTLIRREFERAFADVELIVCPTTPTTAFRLGEKTADPLAMYLADMFTNPANLAGIPALSLPWGADDAGLPIGMQLLGPRFAEERILGAAEDLGRR
- a CDS encoding thioredoxin family protein, coding for MQVRIYGMGCSRCARLHQNVMVALERLDLQAAVIKVQDLNDIAAAGVTATPGLEIDGKLVSQGRLLTVAQLQEKLRGSAAENA
- a CDS encoding DUF1385 domain-containing protein, with the translated sequence MAEETLKTVEQPPESEAERPRGPSKKKMIGGQAVINGVMMRGRESCFMALRSPYDERIETLELPLPRFLKWRVFRWPFFRGSSMVLDSAVLGVKALTASADFAEKEEQKKEAAEKGESLEGIDEQPGLLSGKKAALMLVPSLLLGIAIFIIGPYWAARGFEALWPRLLPEGGVLFNLIEGLVRVLIFIAYLLLIRRMEDVRLLFRYHGAEHKTIATFEADKELTPANARPMSRLHPRCGTGFLVFMLIALVLVHSLVFAIPGIQELTRYEWLNTVLVILMRIALIPVVAGLAYEWIRLAGRYPSSKLARFFVAPGLATQLLTTVEPDDDQVEVAMTAFKAVVEREGAVEKPGDEKAPVAA
- a CDS encoding aminotransferase class I/II-fold pyridoxal phosphate-dependent enzyme, which produces MVKQKVNPLFVKSEQFTRVREARKAGTYPYFRPISSGVCDEVTMEGQQVLMLGSNSYLGLNHHPRVIEAAKRALDTYGTSCAGSRFLNGTLDIHLELEEELAKLVNKPKALVFTTGFLTNLGVISSLVGRGEYIILDKLNHASIYEGSRLSYGKLIRYRHMDMKHLEERLFWLPPNKGKLIVVDGIFSMEGHIAPLARVVELAAKYNAAVMVDEAHAIGVMGPRGEGTAVHFGLEEKVDLIMGTFSKSLGSVGGFIAGEEIVLDYIQHISRSMIFSASLPAPNAAAALEAVRVMIEEPEHLDRLWHNTRKMKGGLDDLGFDTYGSETPVIPVMVGADDTAWEMTIKLQERGVFINPVISPAVPPGGALIRISLTAAHSDEQIERALETMALTGRELGIIE
- a CDS encoding arsenate reductase ArsC — protein: MDNRLRVVFLCDHNHARSQLAEGIFRQLTAGRLEVHSAGFDIADSVHPAARAELERRGIATAGMEPKRIEDLPADSFTWVITLCRAAKEKCPWIPGARTLHWDMEDPAAADEQEWSAAFRRTADELEAEIRTLLERRYPRFLV
- a CDS encoding HAD-IA family hydrolase — translated: MSNSFEWICLDLGGVLHDDRGTLEPMLVVAARLLGLSVDEVRERHRAEKSLMAVLRQAAAGAGTDDWPSLLQGFRRGVVEALEDADIPPYAEVPEALDRLSGGYKLALASNTLGLARPWLEHYGLTEHFSHLHLAGEVGYNKPRPEFFAGLIEATGAAPGKILMVGDRIVTDCAPALEAGTAAVLIRRYERRLEGYEDYAERLWAEVRDLDVLAQRLGR
- a CDS encoding permease, which gives rise to MKNWTKALLIVGVFLLFYLLPLGGERVRDAAGEAVTMVQDYARNHFPSGMLPAFVIAGALAAFVPRRAILKYLGAGAKKVIAYGVASVSGALLAVCSCTILPLFAGIYSRGAGLGPAVTFLYAGPAINVAAILVTATVLGPELGLARAVGAIVFSIVIGLLMSVLFRREEDRRQTELQRQDDPQAAEGPRELASAKLVSLFVALLAFMILLNWRSGLIADNRWLFAGGAALVVLVPAFFWLKKEHWRLWGEETWDFVGRIVPLLFLGVIIAGFLVGRPGAEGLIPAAWIEAAVGGNTLLANLLASAAGALIYFCTLTEVPVLQALLGAGMGGGPALAMLLAGPALSLPNMIVIRSVLGTKKTAVYLVLVVVFSTITGYLFGLLYPTITVA